The Kroppenstedtia pulmonis genome has a segment encoding these proteins:
- a CDS encoding MerR family transcriptional regulator: MNEKDQNLNALLDFDLLKKLVVGIGEVSEITGIPTRKIRYWEEKGAIQSESGAEGSTRRYNYLNVKKMLLIQEMMDEGFTLDAAIKKVEKRMVTLNEAFRKLADMVPDSDDKE, from the coding sequence ATGAATGAAAAGGATCAAAATCTAAATGCTCTGTTGGACTTTGATTTATTGAAAAAGTTAGTAGTTGGAATCGGCGAAGTGTCCGAAATTACAGGCATTCCAACTCGTAAAATTCGTTATTGGGAAGAAAAAGGAGCCATTCAATCTGAGTCCGGTGCAGAAGGTTCCACGAGAAGATACAACTATTTAAATGTGAAAAAAATGCTCCTTATTCAGGAAATGATGGATGAGGGTTTTACATTGGATGCAGCCATTAAAAAAGTGGAAAAACGGATGGTTACGTTAAACGAGGCTTTTCGTAAGCTGGCTGATATGGTGCCGGACTCAGATGATAAGGAATAA
- a CDS encoding helix-turn-helix transcriptional regulator has translation MAVKDLIPEMIEYIEFNPEQELSLDTIADQFGYSKFHLNRLFAANVGVTIYKYIQLRRLSSAAEKLVTTNQPIIEIAYDTGYQSQQAFSIAFRQFYGYTPMEYRHMGVFTPLLKRFTTQHMMMAIPSYANISTSLAA, from the coding sequence ATGGCGGTGAAAGACCTCATACCAGAAATGATTGAATATATAGAATTTAATCCGGAACAGGAATTGAGTTTGGATACCATAGCAGATCAGTTCGGATATTCAAAATTTCATTTAAATCGGTTATTTGCTGCAAACGTAGGAGTTACAATTTACAAGTATATTCAATTGCGTAGACTATCCTCTGCAGCAGAAAAACTTGTAACGACTAATCAACCCATCATTGAGATTGCGTATGACACAGGGTATCAATCACAACAGGCATTTTCAATCGCATTTCGGCAGTTTTACGGTTATACCCCAATGGAATACAGGCATATGGGAGTGTTCACTCCCCTTCTAAAACGTTTCACAACACAACATATGATGATGGCTATACCTTCGTATGCAAACATCAGTACATCGCTTGCAGCGTAA
- a CDS encoding MFS transporter, with amino-acid sequence MELSKENTPLHQNYNVLTIILFWCGLVVVASNYLTIPLMSIFSEAFHASIAHVAWTGSAFSFCYAVGSLFSGPLSDRFGRKQVMFIGLLMLTISTFALPIFSNLSWVIALRSIQGFAAASFAPVAIAYVVDKFPAQKRVTTIGFISSSFLISAIAGQIFSSYISQQFGWQGVFYYSGSIYLFSAVVVLLLLPKTDIKQANSKSKTMFQQFQTLLTDKSLIQAYSIAITLLLSFVAFYTVLGDYLTETFALNEDEILYVRMVGIIGMFFAPFAGKLANKYSLLTVLRGGLTVGVIGIFIVGMSTNLFFLVIMSVVFVTGIAITVPTLISFVGHLGGKNHGAAVSLYTFILFIGTSLGPIIAVSLLKTGSYLIAFVSLTLILGMGLAISFFITKR; translated from the coding sequence ATGGAGTTGAGTAAAGAAAATACACCTTTACACCAGAACTATAATGTACTAACCATTATTTTGTTCTGGTGCGGGTTAGTTGTAGTTGCAAGTAATTATTTAACCATTCCTTTAATGTCCATTTTCAGTGAAGCATTTCATGCAAGCATTGCTCATGTTGCGTGGACGGGAAGTGCGTTCTCTTTTTGTTATGCTGTCGGTTCTCTATTTTCTGGTCCATTATCTGATCGCTTTGGACGAAAACAAGTTATGTTCATTGGATTATTGATGTTGACGATTAGTACATTTGCACTCCCCATTTTTAGCAACTTATCTTGGGTGATTGCATTACGTTCGATTCAAGGATTCGCCGCAGCCAGTTTTGCACCAGTTGCTATTGCCTATGTAGTAGATAAATTTCCAGCTCAAAAAAGAGTAACCACGATCGGATTTATTAGCTCCAGTTTCTTAATTTCTGCCATAGCAGGGCAAATATTCAGCAGTTATATCAGTCAACAGTTTGGTTGGCAAGGCGTTTTTTATTATTCTGGTTCGATTTATTTATTTTCTGCTGTTGTAGTCCTATTGCTTCTTCCGAAAACCGACATAAAGCAGGCGAATAGCAAATCGAAGACAATGTTTCAACAGTTTCAAACGCTATTAACCGATAAAAGTTTGATTCAAGCGTACAGCATTGCGATCACGTTATTACTTTCATTTGTTGCTTTCTATACGGTGCTCGGAGATTATTTAACGGAAACATTTGCCCTGAATGAAGATGAAATCCTGTATGTTCGCATGGTTGGAATCATCGGAATGTTCTTTGCGCCTTTTGCAGGTAAATTAGCCAATAAATATAGTTTACTTACCGTTTTACGAGGTGGACTTACGGTAGGAGTGATAGGCATCTTTATTGTTGGGATGAGTACCAATCTATTTTTCTTAGTTATTATGAGTGTGGTATTTGTGACTGGCATTGCCATCACCGTACCCACCTTGATTTCCTTCGTAGGTCATCTTGGTGGAAAAAATCATGGTGCAGCAGTCTCTTTATATACCTTTATCCTGTTTATTGGAACGAGTCTTGGCCCCATCATAGCCGTATCGTTATTAAAAACAGGAAGTTATTTGATTGCTTTTGTGTCATTGACGTTAATTCTTGGAATGGGATTAGCCATTTCATTTTTTATAACAAAACGGTAG
- a CDS encoding NAD-dependent epimerase/dehydratase family protein: protein MIIGGTNFIGPVVANRLEHQGHNVTLFHRTKSHLPRYDEIQGDCNSPDDLKKAIEFTCPDMIIHMIAMYQSHIESLEEALIGQKMKLLLISSVDAYKGFEIINKITSTPIESIPFTEQSPLRDTRFPYRGRSDVDIAYNYDKILVEQAALQSPVLDTTIVRLGMVYGKNDPNRRFKDIIHQMNHGEKTIHIHEKEANLKTRKCYVENIAHGIALTAQKGAVGEIYNLADNQVFSELEWNQKIAKLMNWNGEFVVSSEGHGFDLVKAVNFDQHLVVDSTKIRNELGFAEIVPLEEGLLKTIQWELSGI, encoded by the coding sequence ATGATAATAGGCGGCACTAATTTTATCGGGCCAGTTGTTGCCAATCGTTTGGAACATCAAGGACATAATGTTACGTTGTTTCATAGAACAAAATCCCATTTACCGCGTTATGATGAAATACAAGGTGACTGTAACTCCCCGGATGATCTAAAAAAAGCTATTGAATTCACTTGTCCCGATATGATTATCCATATGATCGCCATGTATCAAAGCCATATTGAGTCATTGGAAGAAGCCCTGATCGGGCAGAAAATGAAACTTCTCCTCATTTCAAGTGTAGATGCGTATAAAGGATTTGAAATTATCAATAAAATAACGTCTACCCCGATTGAGTCGATTCCATTTACGGAGCAATCTCCTTTACGAGATACTCGTTTTCCATATCGGGGAAGGTCAGACGTTGACATTGCATACAACTATGACAAAATTTTAGTAGAACAAGCTGCCTTGCAAAGCCCTGTGTTGGATACTACCATTGTCCGCCTTGGCATGGTCTATGGGAAAAATGATCCCAACCGTCGATTTAAAGATATCATTCATCAAATGAATCACGGAGAGAAAACGATCCACATCCATGAAAAAGAAGCAAATTTAAAAACACGTAAATGCTACGTTGAGAATATTGCACACGGCATTGCCTTGACAGCTCAAAAAGGTGCCGTTGGTGAAATATACAATCTTGCTGATAACCAGGTTTTCTCAGAACTTGAGTGGAATCAGAAGATTGCAAAATTGATGAATTGGAATGGAGAATTCGTGGTAAGCTCCGAGGGGCATGGCTTTGACCTTGTGAAAGCTGTGAACTTCGATCAGCATCTTGTGGTAGATTCCACAAAAATACGAAATGAGTTGGGTTTTGCAGAAATCGTTCCCTTGGAAGAAGGTTTATTAAAAACGATTCAATGGGAGCTTAGCGGGATATGA
- a CDS encoding NAD(P)-dependent oxidoreductase has protein sequence MIRLLLLGATGRTGSSILRQLSENEHIQVTAAIRDLSDSSRLSKTRRPIHTMVVDIDNIFSLRKATSQADIIVNAIRLRGNIPPRALVTLDKRIREGVGDMEGRLIITVGGAGSLHMLYGQRFWQDPAFPKRTLPRGIAHAKLRDYLEELPPTSWAYLIPPPAYNPTGPRTGCYNRWTPSNDESEFLNRSISYEDFATAVCKAVSEGWTGVHLIAN, from the coding sequence ATGATACGTTTATTACTTTTAGGAGCGACTGGACGCACAGGCAGTTCGATTCTCAGACAATTATCGGAGAACGAGCATATTCAGGTGACAGCAGCCATACGAGATTTAAGCGATTCTTCTAGGCTTTCAAAGACTAGACGACCTATTCACACTATGGTTGTAGATATAGATAATATCTTTAGTCTTCGTAAGGCTACGTCTCAGGCTGATATTATTGTGAATGCGATTAGACTCCGAGGGAATATTCCTCCAAGGGCATTAGTCACACTTGACAAGCGAATTCGAGAAGGCGTTGGAGATATGGAGGGACGTTTAATAATCACGGTGGGTGGTGCCGGATCTTTACATATGCTTTATGGTCAGCGATTTTGGCAAGATCCTGCTTTTCCTAAACGCACATTGCCTAGAGGCATAGCACACGCTAAGCTACGTGATTATCTGGAAGAATTACCTCCAACCTCGTGGGCTTACTTAATTCCACCACCAGCATACAATCCTACAGGACCTCGTACTGGTTGTTATAATCGGTGGACACCTTCGAATGACGAAAGCGAGTTTTTGAATAGAAGTATCAGTTATGAGGATTTTGCGACAGCTGTTTGTAAAGCAGTAAGCGAAGGATGGACAGGCGTACACCTTATAGCAAATTAG
- a CDS encoding DUF2200 domain-containing protein, with amino-acid sequence MTKHRIYTMSVASVYPHYVTKAEKKGRTKTEVDEIIRWLTGYSQEELEGQLEKQTDFETFFAEAPQLNPSRALIKGVVCGVRVEDIEEPTMQEIRYLDKLIDELAKGKAMEKILRK; translated from the coding sequence ATGACCAAACATCGGATTTATACAATGAGTGTCGCAAGTGTCTATCCCCATTATGTTACGAAGGCGGAGAAAAAAGGACGTACCAAAACAGAAGTCGATGAAATCATCCGTTGGTTGACAGGGTATAGCCAGGAAGAGTTAGAAGGGCAACTGGAAAAACAGACAGACTTTGAGACTTTCTTTGCGGAAGCTCCCCAACTGAATCCTTCGCGGGCATTGATCAAAGGTGTGGTCTGTGGTGTCCGAGTGGAAGATATCGAAGAACCAACTATGCAGGAAATTCGCTATTTGGATAAGCTGATCGATGAGTTAGCAAAGGGAAAAGCAATGGAGAAGATCTTGCGAAAATAA